In the genome of Nitrospinota bacterium, the window CGATTGCTACAGGCCCTGAACCAATTCGACCATGAGCGCGGCTGGGTAGCTTATTTGGCTCCGACACGAACATTGGTGAATCAAATCGCGCGGCAACTTCGCCGAGACTTGGAACCACTCAACATTATCGTTGAGCAGGTCAGCCCCGCACTTGAAATAGACAACATTGAAGCGGAGCTACTGCATCAACGCGATCAGGCTAATGCCTTTCGGGTCCTGGTTACAACCCCCGAAAAGTTGGACCTCATGCTTCGCCAAGGCTGGGAGGCCGAAATAGGTCGCCCGTTGACCCTGGTGATTGTCGATGAGGCGCACAATATTCAAAGTGTGCGGCGAGGACTGAAACTGGAACTTTTGCTCGCTACGATCAACAGCGAGTGCCAGCGCGCGCAATTTCTACTGCTTACCCCGTTTATCGACAATGCGCGTGAAGTCGCACGCTGGCTGGGAGGGCAGAATTCCGAGGACATCAGCCTGGCCCTTGATTGGCAACCCAATGACCGGGTAATTGGAATTATCCAGGCTGAACAGGGTGACGCAATCAACGGCCACAGTTACGACTACCAGCTTCGCATGGAGACTGTTCACACTACGCGGCAGACTCTGGTTGTGGATGAGTTACTTGTGCTTCCTAAAAACGCAAGCATTGCGTCCACTTACAGAATGGTCTCCAATCAAGGTTCGTTGGCGGCCGTTGCTGCACAAAAGCTACAGGAGCGCGGACCTGTAATTGTTATGCATCAAAGACCAGATTGGGTGTGGGCTCTTGCCAAGAAGCTCAAGATCGAAACGAACCGAAAGGCACCGACGCAAAAGATTGAGTTGGTCCAGGAATTCCTCAGATTGGAATTTGGCTCCGATTTCCCCCTAGTTGATTTGATTGCTTATGGCGTTGGTGTTCATCATGCTGGACTCTCCGATGAAGTACGGGCGCTCATGGAATGGTTGTTTGAGGAAGAGGAGCTCCGCTTTCTTGTCGCAACAACAACAATAGCGCAAGGTGTTAATTTCCCGGTCTCAGGCGTTGTGATGGCTTCGCATCAGTATCCCTATGGCGAAGATATGCCGCCCGAAGACTTCTGGAATATCGCGGGACGAGCCGGTCGTATTTCGCAAGGAAGCCTTGGGGTTGTCGCATTAGTGGCGGGCGATCCGTCAAAGGCAGATGCACTCCGGGGATTCGTCCAAAAGCAATCGGGCGAACTAAACTCAGCACTCATCTCATTGGCACGGGAAGCAGGTGAAAAATTAGGTGATCTCGGGGCGATTGTTTACAGCGATCCAGAATGGTCAACCTTTGTTCAGTATTTGGCGCACACTTATCGGCAAATGGGGCAGCCGGAAGGGTTCTCGGATGAGATTGAACAGGTGCTTCGGAATACGTTCGGCTTTGAAAAATTACGCTCCGAGTCTCCCGCGCTGGCCAATCGCCTTTTGGAAGGCATTCATGCCTACACGCTATATCTTCAAGAACCGGGCCAGCCGATCAAGCTGGTAGACAGTACGGGATTTTCGCTTCAGAGTATCCGAACTGTTCTGGGTGCAGCGGGCCAGGCAGGTATCGAATCGGGTACGTGGAATGCGGATTCTCTTTTTAGCCAAGGGAACAGCGACCTACAAGCCATGATGGGTGTGTTACTACGAGTCCCTGAACTGCGAGAGAATCTGGAGGCGGTAACAGGCGGCCATGCACCTGACAGTGACAAACT includes:
- a CDS encoding DEAD/DEAH box helicase, translated to MSHWLFDNLASTRQEALKQAGRAQLFQELLNVPSVVDHELIRRTAEALEMVVLDLVMEDISDNEEKQKELKLAAADAFRLLRALPPPKESLDAGMFLLRAGTLAVLGDKGSDAARWMRETPWPDLPIDSEDWSKRTWATVIDIWLRLIRKHGWSDRDAVLERIARLRRAQSDFEQTHLQGREPAHAKATALELIGLYHLAKAAEIFAHYITDGVVDKKYQIHQLLETHFDRVMAVCKHAQMIDLEPLSRLLAASASQMAENSIWNVTRAVNSRVTQFVRNLVDRGRGDRAIFDVLPPQRRTLAEKGLLGSSRRAVVVSLPTSSGKTLIAEFRLLQALNQFDHERGWVAYLAPTRTLVNQIARQLRRDLEPLNIIVEQVSPALEIDNIEAELLHQRDQANAFRVLVTTPEKLDLMLRQGWEAEIGRPLTLVIVDEAHNIQSVRRGLKLELLLATINSECQRAQFLLLTPFIDNAREVARWLGGQNSEDISLALDWQPNDRVIGIIQAEQGDAINGHSYDYQLRMETVHTTRQTLVVDELLVLPKNASIASTYRMVSNQGSLAAVAAQKLQERGPVIVMHQRPDWVWALAKKLKIETNRKAPTQKIELVQEFLRLEFGSDFPLVDLIAYGVGVHHAGLSDEVRALMEWLFEEEELRFLVATTTIAQGVNFPVSGVVMASHQYPYGEDMPPEDFWNIAGRAGRISQGSLGVVALVAGDPSKADALRGFVQKQSGELNSALISLAREAGEKLGDLGAIVYSDPEWSTFVQYLAHTYRQMGQPEGFSDEIEQVLRNTFGFEKLRSESPALANRLLEGIHAYTLYLQEPGQPIKLVDSTGFSLQSIRTVLGAAGQAGIESGTWNADSLFSQGNSDLQAMMGVLLRVPELRENLEAVTGGHAPDSDKLALIVKEWVNGASVPDIASRYFMGDDGDVMQAMTKCGKNLFGRLTQTAAWGLGALLSITGGRLSEKEMSTLRNLPSWVYYGVNSDKAIALRLLGIPRTAAVRLAGSMGDFLGGPITNVRSRLREMDEAAWRKALGESEGGIYREVWRVLEGLE